The following are from one region of the Trichoplusia ni isolate ovarian cell line Hi5 chromosome 1, tn1, whole genome shotgun sequence genome:
- the LOC113498554 gene encoding cytochrome P450 4V2-like: protein MIVGGHDTSANVFLFAMILLGSHPEAQEKAFNEIKEVLGDGDRDVEKTDLSKLVYVEAVLKETMRMFTIGPILARKVDKDVKLKNCTLSAGSSCYLFVFNVHKHPMWGPDVHEFKPERWLEPGRLPDNPNAFVAFSAGRRSCIGKTYSYMSMKTTLAHVIRSYRITGDHTKLKLKMDPMLKPESGYYISIEKRT from the exons ATGATCGTCGGCGGCCATGACACCTCTGCTAATGTTTTCCTGTTTGCGATGATACTTCTTGGATCGCATCCCGAGGCGCAGGAGAAGGCTTTCAATGA GATAAAAGAAGTTCTCGGTGATGGGGACAGGGATGTGGAGAAGACCGACCTGTCGAAGCTCGTCTACGTAGAGGCAGTGTTGAAGGAGACCATGAGGATGTTCACTATAGGGCCAATCTTAGCAAGGAAAGTCGATAAAGATGTGAAACTTA AGAACTGCACGCTCTCGGCAGGAAGCTCGTGCTACCTGTTCGTGTTCAACGTTCACAAGCACCCGATGTGGGGCCCGGACGTGCACGAGTTCAAACCGGAGCGGTGGCTGGAGCCGGGCCGGCTGCCGGACAACCCTAATGCCTTCGTTGCCTTCAGTGCTGGGAGACGAAGTTGCATCG GGAAAACTTATTCATACATGTCTATGAAAACGACTCTCGCACATGTAATACGTAGCTACAGGATCACTGGTGACCATACAAAGCTGAAGCTTAAGATGGATCCGATGCTGAAGCCGGAATCAGGATATTATATCAGCATTGAAAAGAGGACTTAA
- the LOC113508988 gene encoding cytochrome P450 4C1-like: MFAVALFCIACAAYWAWRRKNTKITEPPYFPGGWPILGHAPALIGDSCSKYSTRIRIICNTHRVICSLDYHKNVSVAELWNGINDLANQSYDIGGVVAASIGPRTVYIVTDPDDSFTISNTCLEKDGFYDFAKPWLGEGLVTGKFSIWKSHRKLLNPAFSQILLDTFMGVFNSQSRKLVRDLEKEAGKGFFDHWTYTRHNALETICLTALGVDFTDSNLNTQYVEATEKIFTTIVERFMKFWWHSPYTFALSDVKRRQDACLKILHNMSNTVRITDVISVLLKGFSIYFTIMFLYLQVLQKRKSEFTGNVCAERSIIPGTRFKAFLDLILELSAEKGAFNDREVREHVDTMIVGGHDTSANVLMFTMVLLGSHPEAQEKAFAEIQEVLGDGDRDVEKTDLSKLVYLEAVLKESMRVFTIVPVLARKLDRDVKLKNYTLSAGRTCFLFVFGIHKHPMWGPDVHEFKPERWLEPGRLPDNPNAFAAFSVGRRMCIGKAYALMSMKTTLAHVIRNYRITADHTNVKLKLDVMLKPDSGYYVSIEKRAKATDQA, encoded by the exons ATGTTCGCGGTGGCGCTATTCTGCATCGCGTGCGCGGCCTACTGGGCGTGGCGCCGGAAGAACACCAAGATTACGGAGCCGCCGTACTTTCCTGGAGGATGGCCCATCCTCGGACACGCGCCCGCACTTATTGGGGACAGTTGCAGTAAGTACTCTACCCGG ATCAGGATCATTTGTAATACACATAGGGTAATTTGTAGTTTAGACTACCATAAAAATGTTTCGGTTGCAGAACTATGGAATGGCATCAATGATCTCGCGAACCAGAGCTATGACATCGGTGGTGTTGTTGCCGCCAGCATTGGACCACGGACTGTTTACA TTGTGACCGATCCAGATGACAGCTTCACAATATCCAACACGTGCCTCGAGAAGGACGGATTTTACGACTTCGCAAAACCGTGGCTAGGTGAAGGCTTAGTCACTGGAAAAT TTTCGATATGGAAGAGCCACCGAAAGCTGCTGAATCCCGCATTTAGTCAAATTTTACTGGACACCTTCATGGGCGTGTTCAACAGTCAGTCCCGGAAACTGGTGCGAGACCTGGAGAAAGAGGCCGGGAAGGGTTTCTTCGACCACTGGACTTACACGCGACATAACGCATTGGAGACAATATGCT TGACAGCGCTAGGGGTAGACTTCACCGATTCGAACCTGAACACACAGTACGTGGAGGCCACGGAGAAGATCTTCACGACGATAGTGGAGCGTTTCATGAAATTCTGGTGGCACAGCCCCTACACCTTCGCGTTGAGTGACGTCAAGAGGAGGCAGGATGCCTGCCTCAAAATCTTACATAATATGTCTAACACGGTAAGAATTACAGATGTCATTTCAGTTCTACTGAAGGGTTTCAGCATCTATTTTACCATCA TGTTTCTATACTTACAGGTCttgcaaaaaagaaaatcagAATTTACGGGAAATGTGTGCGCTGAAAGAAGTATTATTCCAG GAACCAGGTTCAAAGCTTTTTTAGACCTCATCCTAGAGTTATCAGCTGAGAAGGGTGCCTTCAATGACCGGGAGGTGCGGGAACACGTGGACACTATGATCGTGGGCGGCCATGACACTTCTGCTAATGTACTCATGTTCACAATGGTACTTCTTGGATCGCATCCCGAGGCGCAGGAGAAGGCGTTCGCTGA AATTCAGGAAGTTCTCGGCGACGGGGACAGGGATGTGGAGAAGACAGATTTATCGAAGCTTGTCTACTTAGAGGCAGTGTTAAAGGAGAGCATGAGAGTATTTACTATAGTACCAGTTCTAGCCAGAAAACTTGATAGGGATGTTAAACTTA AAAACTACACGCTCTCAGCGGGTAGGACGTGCTTCTTGTTCGTGTTCGGTATTCACAAGCACCCGATGTGGGGCCCGGACGTGCACGAGTTCAAACCGGAGCGGTGGCTGGAGCCGGGCCGGCTGCCGGACAACCCCAACGCCTTCGCTGCCTTCAGTGTTGGGAGACGAATGTGTATTG GGAAAGCCTATGCGTTAATGTCAATGAAAACGACTCTCGCGCATGTTATACGTAACTACCGGATCACTGCTGACCATACGAACGTAAAGCTCAAGTTAGATGTGATGCTGAAACCGGACTCGGGATACTACGTCAGCATCGAAAAGAGGGCAAAAGCGACTGATCAGGCGTAA
- the LOC113498559 gene encoding cytochrome P450 4C1-like encodes MILRYGNALLFTIILLGSHPEVQEKALTEIQEVLGNLDRDVKKTDLSKLIYAEAVLKESMRLYTIAPVLARKVDKDVKLSKYGG; translated from the exons ATGATACTGAGATACGGGAATGCTCTTCTGTTCACTATTATACTACTTGGATCCCATCCCGAGGTGCAGGAGAAGGCTCTTACTGA AATCCAAGAAGTTCTCGGGAACTTGGACAGGGATGTGAAGAAGACCGATCTGTCGAAGCTCATCTACGCGGAGGCGGTGTTGAAGGAAAGCATGAGGTTGTACACTATAGCACCGGTCTTAGCAAGGAAAGTCGATAAAGATGTGAAACTTAGTAAGTATGGAGGGTGA
- the LOC113508915 gene encoding uncharacterized protein LOC113508915: MFLKAYWNNKLSPAAITKYASGAVSRSYLQIIIFLPSSNVINTFSDSVSILSQTKLPVEEYLEPLQVNKDYCDITYRQKDDSLLGYILSIFENRFGIRRETNDDHHSEDSEGDPKDGSEDPGRRWPEERKSGRTNMADRPLPVPVENEPYYMNVDRAEAQNLLKGQPDGTFILRPSSQPDHAYTLSVSCSNAVHNVGVRRRPDGRLALGFPRRGEHSFPSVTSLLRHHRKRRLLLVAAGDVIGATTLNETPHYYQSPSSLPVPIGN; encoded by the exons ATGTTCCTTAAAGCATACTGGAATAATAAACTGTCTCCTGCAGCGATTACTAAATACGCAAGCGGAGCCGTTAGCAGAAGCTACTtacagattattatttttttaccttcatCAAACGTTATTAACACTTTTTCTGACTCCGTGTCCATTTTATCGCAGACTAAACTCCCCGTGGAAGAGTACTTGGAGCCGTTGCAGGTGAACAAGGACTACTGTGACATCACATACCGACAGAAGGACGACTCGCTGCTAGGGTACATCCTCAGCATCTTCGAGAACCGGTTCGGGATCAGACGAG AAACAAACGACGACCATCACTCTGAGGACTCAGAAGGTGATCCCAAAGATGGCAGCGAGGACCCTGGCCGCAGGTGGCCAGAGGAGCGCAAGTCAGGCAGGACCAACATGGCGGACCGGCCTCTCCCGGTGCCGGTTGAGAACGAGCCCTACTACATGAACGTGGACAGAGCTGAGGCACAGAACTTGCTGAAGGGACAACCTGATGGAACCTTCATTCTAAGGCCTTCTAGTCAG CCGGACCACGCGTATACTCTCAGCGTGTCCTGCTCCAACGCCGTCCACAACGTGGGCGTCCGGCGCAGGCCTGACGGTCGGCTGGCGCTCGGTTTCCCCCGCCGCGGCGAGCACAGCTTCCCGAGCGTGACGTCATTGCTGCGACACCACAGGAAAAGACGACTGCTGTTAGTCGCGGCCGGTGACGTCATCGGAGCTACCACCCTTAACGAAACACCGCACTACTATCAGAGCCCTAGCAGTCTTCCAGTACCCATTGGGAATTGA
- the LOC113491622 gene encoding cytochrome P450 4C1-like, translating to IPITAGTHNFTNNNVIRTFVSVVTDPDDTYTVLNTCLEKDYVYEFVKPFLGDSLIAAKVPLWKEQRRLLNPAFNQSLLDTFMGVFNSQSRKLVQELGKEAGKGPFDHWIYARHNALETVFLTSLGVDFSQTDLSKTEYLEALENMFSTMEERLVKFWLHSPYTFAFSDVKKRQDESVKALHRVSNTVLQTRKAELNRNVSDERSLKYQGTFYT from the exons ATACctataacagccgggacccataattttacaaataataatgtcataCGTACATTTGTTTCAGTGGTGACGGACCCAGATGACACCTATACAGTTCTCAATACGTGCCTCGAGAAAGATTATGTATACGAATTTGTAAAACCATTTTTAGGTGACAGCTTAATCGCGGCAAAAG TTCCGTTATGGAAGGAACAACGTAGGCTGCTGAACCCCGCGTTCAATCAATCCCTGCTGGACACCTTCATGGGTGTGTTCAACAGTCAGTCCCGGAAGCTGGTGCAGGAACTGGGGAAGGAGGCTGGGAAGGGTCCCTTCGATCACTGGATATACGCGCGGCATAACGCATTGGAGACTGTCTTTT TGACATCACTGGGAGTGGACTTCTCCCAGACGGATCTGAGCAAAACAGAGTACTTAGAGGCTCTGGAGAATATGTTCTCTACGATGGAAGAACGTCTAGTAAAGTTCTGGTTGCACAGCCCTTACACTTTTGCGTTTAGTGATGTCAAGAAGCGCCAGGATGAAAGTGTAAAAGCCTTACATAGAGTGTCAAACACG GTTCTACAAACGAGAAAAGCGGAGTTAAATAGGAATGTGAGTGATGAAAGAAGTTTGAAGTATCAAGGTACTTTTTATACCTAG